The DNA sequence CTCCGTGAAGGCGACATCCGCCACCGCCGTACCCCTCCTCATCGCTCCGCCCCAGTCTCCCATCGAGCGCGGCGATGAACGGCCGGTCCCCGCATGTCGGCCACCGGGACGGCCCCGCCGTCCCGTACACCTGACCGTGCCATCGACCCGGTCCCCCACGCAGACCGTTACCCCTCGGCAAAGGTTGTCCTCAACCGGCCTTGTCTCTTCTCTTACCCATTTCTTAGCTTCAGGTGAACTCTTTTCTAACGCCAGGAAGACTGACCATGCCCCGAGACATACCGCCGCTCGCCGAGGTCCGCAGGATCACCGAGAAGAAGCGAGACGCGTGGTGGACCGTCATGCTCGTGGATCCGGTGGCCACACCGCTGGTCCGCTGGATCGCGAAGTACACCCGGGCCACTCCCAACCAACTGACCTGGGGCGCCTTCCTGGTGGGCCTCGGCTCCGCCGCGTGCTTCGCGCAGGGCGACTGGGAATGGCTGCTGCTCGGGGCCCTGCTCTACCACGTGAGCTTCATCTTCGACTGCATGGACGGCAAGCTCGCCCGGCTGACCGGCGCCGGCTCGGTCTTCGGGGCGTGGCTGGACTTCGTCTTCGACCGGATCCGGGTGCTGGTCTGCGCGGTCGCCCTGATGGGCGGCCAGTACGCGCGCACGGACGACGTCCTGTATCTGTGGCTGGCGCTGGCCGTCGCCTCCCTGGACGCGCTGCGCTACATCGACTCGCTGGAGATCTTCAAGATCCGGCACGGGATGCGCAAGGAGATCAAGGCCCGGATGCGCGCGGCCCGCAAGGCCGACAATCAGGCCGAGCTGGCGTTCATGGAGGACCTGCTGCGGGAGAACCCCGAGGCCGATCTGGAGACCGACCCGGCCACGGTGGCCCCCCTGCAGCCGGTGGCGCCCGCGGAGGCCGCACGGGCCTTGGAGACCGCTCCGGCCGTGGAGACCGCACCGGCCCTGGCGGCCGCACCGGCACCGGGTACGGCGGCCGCGGCCGTCGCCGAGACCGCCGCCGCAGCCGGTACCGCCCGAGCGGCGGTACCGGCCCCGCGCCGCCCCGCGGTCGTCGATCTGCACCAGGAGTTCCGGCGCCGCTTCCCCTGGTGGGTCCGGTGCCGGAACTTCCTGCTGCGCCACCGCATCCGGGCCCATCTCATCAGCGGTATCGAGTTCCAGATGGGCGTGTTCATCATCGGACCGGCCATCGACGGGGTGGTGGCGACGACCGTCGTGTCGGGTGCGCTGCTGCTCGTCTTCGAGCTGGCCATCATCTACAAGCTGCTGCTGTCCACCCGGGACTTCACCCGCACCATCAACTCCTTCGAGACGGCCACCGCCCCGCGCAACTCCTGAGGAGCAAAGGTCAGACCCTGGCGTGCCGGGGCCGGTCGTCCGCGTCCGGCGCCCAGGGAGCGCCCACCGGGACGGTGGGCCGCTGGGGCGGGGCGGGCTCGTCGTGGGTGAGGTCCGGAAGCCACCGCAGCCACTTCGGCAGGTACCAGTTGCGCTCGCCCAGCAGCGTCATCGCGGCCGGGAGCAGCACCCCGCGGATGACGGTGGCGTCGATGAGGACCGCGGCCGCCAGGCCCACGCCCATCTGCTTCATGGACTGCATCGACAGCGTCCCGAAGATGGCGAAGACCGCGACCATGATGACGGCGGCGCTGGTCACCACGCCCGCGGTGGTGACCACACCGTGCACCACCGCGTCCTTGGTGGTGCGGCCGGCCAGGCGCGCCTCGCGGATCCGGGAGACCACGAAGACGTGGTAGTCCATGCTCAGCCCGAACAGGATCACGAAGAGGAACAGCGGCAGCCAGGACACGATCGCGCCCACGCCCTCCGCGCCGACCAGCCCCG is a window from the Streptomyces luomodiensis genome containing:
- a CDS encoding CDP-alcohol phosphatidyltransferase family protein; this encodes MPRDIPPLAEVRRITEKKRDAWWTVMLVDPVATPLVRWIAKYTRATPNQLTWGAFLVGLGSAACFAQGDWEWLLLGALLYHVSFIFDCMDGKLARLTGAGSVFGAWLDFVFDRIRVLVCAVALMGGQYARTDDVLYLWLALAVASLDALRYIDSLEIFKIRHGMRKEIKARMRAARKADNQAELAFMEDLLRENPEADLETDPATVAPLQPVAPAEAARALETAPAVETAPALAAAPAPGTAAAAVAETAAAAGTARAAVPAPRRPAVVDLHQEFRRRFPWWVRCRNFLLRHRIRAHLISGIEFQMGVFIIGPAIDGVVATTVVSGALLLVFELAIIYKLLLSTRDFTRTINSFETATAPRNS